In Kwoniella bestiolae CBS 10118 chromosome 3, complete sequence, the genomic stretch acccctccacctccaacagCCTTCGTCACTCTCTCCATGACTGCCAAACCCAATCCCTCGTCCGAGCACCCCTCAATAATAATCGCATCTACACctatcttcccatcctcaacgTCCGGCGGTATTCGTTCGAGTGTCAACATACCCGCAAAGAGCCTTTGAGCTGCACTTGATGCGTTCACTCCCAATGAGACAGGGATGAGCTGTATATCTTCTATCTCCACTACTGAAGAGGATATCTGAGAAATGAGATTGGAATCCTCGAAATGCAGTATTCCaattctcttcttccccttcccacccgATGTCGAACGCCTTGCTATTTGTCTTAGAACTGCCTGAGCAGAGGACTCCGCATCTTCAGGTAGATTCTGCGGACGAGGAAAGATCGTATTGGGTTTCAAGAGGTATACGGGCACTCGAGGCGAATAATGACGATATTTCATCCCTGGCGttgagggtggaagagatATGGGTTTAACACTCTGCGTTGAATTTCCATTGACCATCGTTCTCTCCTCTCCGTTCAGCCCTGACGGTCCTGCGtgtccttccttctcttgtAAATTACTAGGTTGCCAAGGCTTCCCATGCAGTAAGATCTTCGTCAGTCCCTCTCCTCCGTCCACTCTCTCTACAACCTCTTtgatcctctcaacccccaATCCACCAGGTCTAAGCACATCTAcacatcctccaccacccttcctccatcccaACCCATTAATCACAGTGCTTTCCACCCCCACGCCACAATCACCTCCATCTAGTATacatcccaatccctccgATCCGTTTAAGTCATTGTAAACGTGCTGAGCCTGGGTCGGACTGGGTCTACCAGAACTATTAGCCGAAGGAGCCGAGAGCGGTAAATTGGAATGATGGATCAACGCAAGCGCcaaaggatgggatggcaTCCTTATAGCATTTGTCTGAGGagcaggcggaggaggagggtttATATCTGGAAAGAGGAGCGACAAGGGACCAGGCCAGAATGAAGTCATTAATGCCATGTATAGTTTTGATATCTGGTAATCTTTCGGTATTACCGTACGTAGCATGTCGAGTGAAGATACATGGATGATCAGTGGATTATCAGACGGACGATTCTTGATTCGGTATATCGATTTCAGAGCCACCGGATCAAGGGAGGACGCAGCGAGTCCATAGACTGTTTCGGTTGGGAGGGCGACGGTTTGATGGTTGTGGAGGTGTTTTGAAGCTGTTTCGAGGTGACGTAGGATTGAAGGAGGGATGGAGAATTGTGGTGAGTCGAGGGGatgtgaggaagaggatgaaggggtgATGCGTATGGAGGGGAAGTCGGTACATTGGAGGATTGGGGTGTtggatgacatggtgtaTAGCTGGCGTGAGGCTATGGAGGGAGATCTGAACACGATGGGTTAATTAGCGACGAAATCAGGATTGTTGTTGACTATATGAGCTTACCGATATGAGGTGTTGATGAATGCCTTGAACGCCGAGGCAGCTGTTCTCATGCCTTTGTCAGGCTATCGTCCTGCTCGTTTGCGATGATCGTTGAGATAAAGCTGAAGAACAGATGCTGTTGTCACCACCATTtcactcgtcatcatcatcatcatcatcatcatcacgtTTTCAACTTTTTGTTATCGATGAAATTCTGGTTCCGTCGGGTGAGAAGTCACGTGACCTGATAGCCGTCCTTGTAAGGACGGGATGCACGTTGAAGACGTATGTTTTGATCACCTTGACCCTTGTCAAAGCAACAAAAGAGTATACATTTAGCATACACAAGCAACGACTTCACATCGGTGCACAATATCCAAGTAGCTGGCAACACCGAATTCGAAAAGGAAGGAGCGAGACCCACTGAGATCAGTAATCATGGCGAAAATCGTACCTCCCATGAACTTCGGCTTGGTCGAAGATGGTAAGTCGAGATACAGTGTATACCACTCCCAGTCGAAACCATCTTTGCTCAAGTAGCATCAATGCTTATAT encodes the following:
- a CDS encoding Sua5/YciO/YrdC/YwlC family tRNA threonylcarbamoyl adenosine modification protein, with protein sequence MSSNTPILQCTDFPSIRITPSSSSSHPLDSPQFSIPPSILRHLETASKHLHNHQTVALPTETVYGLAASSLDPVALKSIYRIKNRPSDNPLIIHVSSLDMLRTVIPKDYQISKLYMALMTSFWPGPLSLLFPDINPPPPPAPQTNAIRMPSHPLALALIHHSNLPLSAPSANSSGRPSPTQAQHVYNDLNGSEGLGCILDGGDCGVGVESTVINGLGWRKGGGGCVDVLRPGGLGVERIKEVVERVDGGEGLTKILLHGKPWQPSNLQEKEGHAGPSGLNGEERTMVNGNSTQSVKPISLPPSTPGMKYRHYSPRVPVYLLKPNTIFPRPQNLPEDAESSAQAVLRQIARRSTSGGKGKKRIGILHFEDSNLISQISSSVVEIEDIQLIPVSLGVNASSAAQRLFAGMLTLERIPPDVEDGKIGVDAIIIEGCSDEGLGLAVMERVTKAVGGGGVVGDVKDDEGGKKGGGEGNTFWVDVTGNT